The DNA region TCAGTGGATTTGCGGCATGCCGAGGTAACATATCCAGCAAATATTACAGAGGAGGCGGATTGTGGAAACTTCCTGCACTTGTTAGCGGACGTAGTATTAAGTACTGCTGCGGACGAGTTGGGGTGCAAATCAGCCCATTTGTATAGCGTGAGTGCCTTGGTTGAAGCTCTACCGACGCTTAAGCTGCCAGATTCGAGCTGGACATCTGCTCGAGTGGGGGTCAGTGTTGTTTTCCTTCATGTGGGAGTGGATTTCCTCACTGAAAAAACTCTCGTTATTGCGGAGGATCTTAGTTACAAGGTATGTTTTATCTGTTTTTTGTGTTCCGTTCTTAAGTTTATTGTAATGTACGAACATGAACTGACCATATGCCTTGATTATTCCGTATTGTTATCATTTTTTGTCGTATTGTAGGTTATACTAAAGAGTCAGGAGGTCCAACTAAATGAGGTCCAAGAAGTAAAGAGTAATGCAGATGTAATGGAGGTCATTGGTGCCATTGACAACCTGCGTTTGTGTACAGGAGTGCGTGATGACCGAAGGtattttcggtattttctataaCTGTACCACTATTGTTAAGttaaggaatattttcatctaGACGCCGATGACGCCGTGAGTGAAATATTATCATATATAATATGCTGGATTCAAAGCGCGACAACATTGACAGTAGGATCGCGGAGGATAAAAATAgtgttcaaaattattttctaaaaattcgtACTTAGTTATAGTTCCGATAATTACCAATagtgaatttcatttcatatttacattaCTCTATTTTCGGATTTGTCTCatcatttcgtttgttttatCATGTGACTGTTTCACGCTATGATTGCAACATGTGCAATTTTAACTAAAAGTCACTCTGTTTTCGAGTGTTAAGTAACCGGTAACAGCTCTCAGTaactttccttttcaatttttttttcaattaatatcttTATGTCCATGCTCTCACTTCATTACTATTATGATGTTTAAGAAAGTATGCCAATTATTGTGGAAATATGCTCCTTCATTGACTTCCATTGTGTTACTTACTTGTTTTTGCTTGCTTCTGTTACATTAGGtgccaaaaatctttgaaattgtATTCGTGAATATAATAAATGTTAAAACTTGGGTACTTTccacttaattttctttttattgtaatacaatttcgaaataaaaagaaacgtgGATATTACCACAGTTTTACCATTTATTATGAGATGCAGTTCCACTACCCCTCGCCAGCTACGGTTGAACCGATGTGTCATAACGAGGCTGCTACATCTGCTAGGAAGTTGGCAATGATGCACATTTCCACCAAAATGTCATTAGCTACCATCTCCTATCCTACTCCTAATTCCATTTTGTTTATCTACAGTACTTAATCGCTTCACGCAACTCCAATTGTAACGAgtacaattaatttcattttcttatccACTCCAACTCTAACATGGCTATTCCGATTTCATCtgtttcattgaatttcactTACACTGTGATCCTTTTCACTTGGCAGTATCGCATTAATTCTAGTCAGCAGTGCAGCGatgggggtttgggggataaagagctctgaaatttttaagtttcatccattttacttgattgataTTGCCCGATTAAtaggatagtgtaaggattagtaaaatatccctcagaaagccatgaagcacaccattttgaaccgcttatcttaaaattctgcagtTTATCAATATCAAACCTACCGCTATCATGGTGGGTATTGCATAACctcacacaccctggtattagttgcacctaaacccccccccagccttaattcctagctgtgcccctgattaCAGTGGTGTGGTTGTTATCTTTTTACCATTAAATGAGAGAAGGAGTTTCAAAATAACACAATGTTGTACTCATTTCTTTTTCTAATCTACTTCCTACCTCATTGCCAAAGTTCCCCCTTTCCTTCCTATTGCTTTTGACATGTCACTACCTCATTATTGCCGCCAAAGGGCAGTCGTACAGTTTGCGTAAGTATTTGCATGTTGTCTTACTTTCAttaattcttacttttttatagAGAAATGctatgtgttatttttttatgagtaatttgTTGCACAGCATCAGCATCTTATTTAAGACCCTtagcttttacatttttataattatgaccCACTCTTTCATTTTTGTAGGGCATATCCAATGTGTGCCGGATATGTTCCTGTGAAGGAAAATAGGGCAAGAGGCAGGGGACCTAGCAGTCTCTGCTTACACTGCAATTTGGCCAGGAAGCAAATGTGTGACAGAAAAAGACGGCAGCAGGTGTTTCTTGCCAAAAAAATACCTAAAAGTTGCCTTGACAAAATGTCGAGTTAAGGCTGCACGCCTGTCTACTAAGGTAGAGTATGGTTTACTGTTGGTTCAGCATGGTGCATTTCATCACTTTACTTACTAACTGATGAATTTCTAGGTCTCCGACTTAAAAAAGCACATGGAGGAGTTGAGAGTACAGACCAGTGCTAAATCTGCCGACATCTTGGAGGCTGAAGTAGCTAGTCTACCTGTGGCTCAGCAAGAGGCTATCAGAGCCTGTTTTGAGTCCTCAAAACGAGTGAATTCGAAAGGTAGACGATATACTAATAACTGGGTGTATGAATGCATACTGTTAAGGATCAAGAGCCCAAAAGCTTATGAGCACCTCAGGTCTCATGGGATATAAGCATTACCAAGTGCACAGACCCTTCGTCGTTACTTAGAGAAAATTAAAGGGGCCTATGGGTTCCAGGAGGCAACCTTCAAGTGTTTGAAGGAAAAGGGGAAACTTCTTCCGTCAGTGGAGAAGAGAGGTATGACAATGATGTTTAAATGAAGATTCATTTTTCTGTCTATCTgcttaaaaatactatttatttactACATTTGTTTCCCTAGGTGCTCTCTTAATCGATGAAATGAAGCTCGCCCAATGTGTTGCTTTCGACCGGAGGGAGCTTAAAGTAGTTGGTTTCACCGATCTAGGAGACCATACCCCAAGGCACCAGAGAAATTAGCGTGGAGATCATGCCCTGGTAATGATGTACCAGCCATTTAGAGGTAGATGGGTGCAGGCTCTGTCTTGCTTTTTGAGCAAGGGCTGTGCCTCAAGCACCGTTCTCCATCACCTAATACTGGAGTGCATCATTCTTCTGGAGAAGGCTGATCTCCATGTTGATTTGGTGGTGACAGATGGTGCCCAGTGAAATCGGACGATGTGGAGGCACTTTGGTATAGATGCCGAAAATGCCAGCTGCATTCATCCAGTGAATGCATTGAGGAGACTGTGGTTCTCGTCCGACTTCCCACATTTGATAAAGAATGTGAGgaacttttttgtgaaaaatgaggAGACTTGGGTAGGTATTTGTTTACTTatgattagaaattttcaaaatatagaaattatatacttagtaatttttcattgcatcTTAACTTTGATGCAATTTTTTCTGTGCTATTGTATTGATGtctcttaattttcaattttttccttatttatataaCTTTCTGCAGACACCTGATGGCATCGTCAAACTTAAGCACTGGGAGGCGATTGTGAAACTGGGTAATCCATGTGGATTCCAATTGAAGGCATGCCCTGATTTGACCATGGACCACATACACCCGAAACCATACCAGAAGATGAATGTTCGTAGAGCCTTTCAGGTATAGTGGTTCTTCTTGTGCTGTATACACTGTGAAATACGTCTATCGAACCGTAGGTAATGTAATCTCGCTCATCTTAGTTCTTCGGTGGTAAGGTTGCAGCGGCAATGCAGGTCTACAAAGGTCGGCATGATGGTTTGGAGGACTGTGAcgcttcaataaaaataattcagcgttTTCAGGTCCTTATTCAGTCTCTCAACTCACGGACTCAATTGAGTGCACTGAGGAAGGGATCAGAAAATTGGAATGTGAGTCATAAGTTGTAATTGCTTGGAAGCTTAGATTTCAAAAGTAGGCACACCTGAAATCTTGTATGTAGAATGTGTATTCCTTTCTGAATAATTTCCTTATGTCACACCTGGGAATTCTATCTTCCTGTTAAATATGTAATTGGTCTTCCTTAATTTGCAGCAAGGTATGGAGagtaatagtaattttttccttatctGTTCCTTAGGCTcttctaaatttccttacttacaTCGAGGAATGGGAAAAGGCTGCCCTAGAAAATGGGTACTATTTTCTATCGGGGAACACTACCCTAGGCCTTAAAGTGAGCATTCGTTCGGCTTTAGAGCTTTACAGCTTTCTGGAGGCAGAATGTGGTTTTCAGTACCTAATGACTGCCAGATTAAATCAGGATGCTTTGGAAGTAAGTGGATCGCATTTGGTTATTTGTATGAATATTCTATTGCAGTTATCCTTAGGAGTGATATCAAGTTGTTTATGAATTGATATGGACAATTCCAATTTATTCTTTTCAGAGATTCTTTGGAATGATGCGCTCTGCCTGTGGATCAAATGATCACCCAGACTCAGTGTTGTTTGCGCAGATGTTCAAGCTCATCAGCACATATTCACTGGTCAAGCCACCCAGGGGGAGCAATGTATCTGGGGGGGGATATGTTGAAGACCCTGGTGTCAACGGTTGCCATAGATGATTCATGGGATCGTCATGACAAGCTCAGTGGCATCATGGACAATATAGTTGATAAGGGGAGCTTGGCAGAAAATATGCCTGTAATAATGGAGGATGACCATAATTACCATGTGCTCCATTCATCAGACTATGTCCTGGGGTACTTCTCTGGGTATGTAGCAAGGAAATGTCAACGTTTTACAAAATGTGAAGATTGTCGAAAGAGTGTGCAACATGAAGGTGCTCCTGATGGTGAGGGTTGTAATGCCTTCCTACATTATGTTAACAGGGGAAACTTATCATATTAATCAAAGAGGCTGTATGATTTGATAAGTGTTCTATAAATGAAGACTGTCCAGGTGCTTTCCTCAAGCCCACTAAGTGTGGACACACTTTTCGATGTCTTGGCAGCCGTGGATGATATTGATGCATTACCGCTAGTAGGTTGTCCACAGCATTGCCATTCTTTCACTGGAGCCATAGTGCGGTTCTTTGCTTTTACTAGAATGCACTTTGCATGTAAAGCAGCTAACAAGGGCGATAATGTTAATCAGGAGAAGGCACGCCTCCACAGAAAGATGGCAAAGTTGCAATAACTTCATTTCTGCGAATTTCTTATTTATCTAACAAATAGTATGCTGTATAACAGTGTCATACTTTACAGTTACAAACTGCAGATATGGACTGCATTAGTGTGTAGTTCTTGTTCCTGCAAATTCAATGTTTTTGTACATAGTGCCTCTTGAATCCTGACTACAATTTCCCATGTGCTTCCTCCAAACTTATGTCAGTGATTATGTACTTTGCAAACTGCAGATATGGACTGCATTAGTGTGTAGTTCTTGTTCCTGCAAATTCAATGCTTTTTTACATAGTGCCTCTTAAATCCTGACTACAATTCCCCATGTGCTTCATCCAAACTTATTTCAGTGATTATGTACTTTGCAAACTGCAGATATGGACTGCATTGGTGTGTAGTTCTTGTTCCTGCAAATTCAATGCTTTGTTACAAGTGCCTCTTGAATCCTGACTACAATTTCCCATGTGCTTCCTCCAAACTTATGGCAGTGATTATGTACTTTGCAAACTGCAGATATGGACTGCATTAGTGCGTAGTTCTTGTTCCTGCAAATTCAGTGCTGTGTGATGTAGCGTCTCTTGCATCCTGACTACCATTTCCCATGTGCTTCATCCAAACTTATGACAGTATTATGTACTTTGTGAACTGAAGATGCTTTGTGATGTAGTACAATCTGTGGCAAGTGAGTATCGTACTCTTTTACCACCAGTGTTAGTTTTGATGTTATATTCTTGATAATTATTCCATGGTCATCTTGTTAATATGTTTGTGATATTTTCACAGATTGAATTCATCCATCAGTGGTATTGATGTTGGTGATGAATTAATGGATATTGTCTTGGGGTGTTATCATTCTCTTTGAGTTGCTCCCTGGTTTGAGAAGACGTGTACAGTATCACCCTGCTGTAGTTCTTTAAGAACGTATGCTGTACAATGTGTGGCAAGTGAGTATCGTACTCTTTTACCACCAGTGTTAGTTTTGATTTTATACTCTTGATAATTATTCCATGGTCAACTTGTTAATATGTTTGTGATATTTTCACAGATTGAATTCATCCATCAGTGGTATTGATGTTGATGTTGGTGATGAATTAATGGATATTGTCTTGGGGTGTTATCATTCTCTTTGAGTTGCTCCCTGGTTTGAGAAGACGTGTACAGTATCACCCTGCTGTAGTTCTTTAAGAACGTATACTGTACAATGTGTGGCAAGTGAGTATCGTACTTTTTTACCACCAGTGTTAGTTTTGATGTTATATTCTTGATAATTATTCCATGGTCATCTTGTTAATATGTTTGTGATATTTTCAGAGATTGAAGTCATGGCAAGTAAGTATCACATTCATTTACCTCCAGtgtttgttttcaattatttgtacTTGTTACTTTTTTGGTAGTCATATTCGTAAttcatttgtgattttttcaGACAATGAAGCGCTACATCAGTGGTGTTGATGGTGATCTTGATGATGGTGGAGTTGTGATGGTCTTGTAGTCGCAATGTTCCCCTGGTTTCGCCCTTCTGGTTGGACATCTATGATTGTTCATGTTGCTGATGCTAGTTTAAGATCTTAAAATATACATAGCATTTATACATAGCAATATGCATAGCCCATATCTATTGCTCCTGTGCGACCATTGATGTTATATTGTCCAGATTTATGCAATTGTCATACTGTtattatgtttgttatattttCAGAGTTTGAAGACTATCATCTGTGTTATTGATGTTGATCTTGATGATGTTTTAGTTGTGACGGT from Ischnura elegans chromosome 13 unlocalized genomic scaffold, ioIscEleg1.1 SUPER_13_unloc_4, whole genome shotgun sequence includes:
- the LOC124173283 gene encoding uncharacterized protein LOC124173283, giving the protein MWRHFGIDAENASCIHPVNALRRLWFSSDFPHLIKNVRNFFVKNEETWTPDGIVKLKHWEAIVKLGNPCGFQLKACPDLTMDHIHPKPYQKMNVRRAFQFFGGKVAAAMQVYKGRHDGLEDCDASIKIIQRFQVLIQSLNSRTQLSALRKGSENWNVSHKL